From the genome of Virgibacillus siamensis, one region includes:
- a CDS encoding response regulator transcription factor codes for MTHFKINHEIIDNESLPSFSLTIEDTYTATIYSDTEMQGELVDVLQKNEKVQVFDQQEGLYRRLTVEENITFYHKWYDCRTPIPEILVLFELQTYAKTPLHKCSEPEVRRVYFAKYFMTGVQQMVFQEPIHGVDIKTINTFIDMLQNLKVNTIPVLVLVSNMEHALLLGDVAYKLREKGMQQIEIDDGDEQAAVEGPGEPATTNLFKIPAQVDDKMILFDPPEIDYIESQDGKAMIVINDEAYAMDSTLAEIEKKLEVYGFYRCHRSYIVNLQKVREIITWSKNTYSLRIDNKSQSTIPLSRTKIQDIQEKFSLK; via the coding sequence ATGACACATTTTAAAATCAATCATGAGATTATTGACAATGAGTCGCTTCCGTCATTTTCGCTTACCATAGAGGATACATATACTGCAACCATTTACAGTGATACAGAAATGCAGGGTGAGCTTGTCGATGTTCTGCAAAAAAATGAAAAGGTTCAGGTTTTTGACCAACAGGAAGGTTTATATAGACGCCTTACGGTAGAGGAAAACATCACCTTTTACCATAAATGGTATGACTGCAGGACACCAATCCCTGAAATTCTCGTGTTGTTTGAATTGCAGACCTATGCTAAAACCCCACTGCATAAATGCTCAGAACCTGAAGTCCGCCGAGTTTACTTTGCCAAATATTTCATGACCGGCGTTCAACAGATGGTATTTCAAGAACCGATTCATGGTGTAGATATTAAAACCATCAATACCTTCATCGACATGCTCCAAAATTTAAAAGTGAACACTATACCGGTACTTGTCCTTGTGTCTAATATGGAACATGCACTTTTGCTGGGTGATGTAGCGTACAAACTACGAGAAAAAGGCATGCAGCAAATTGAAATTGATGATGGGGATGAACAAGCAGCTGTGGAGGGGCCCGGTGAACCAGCGACCACAAATTTATTTAAGATCCCCGCACAAGTGGACGATAAAATGATTTTATTTGACCCGCCTGAGATTGATTACATCGAAAGTCAGGATGGAAAAGCAATGATTGTTATCAATGATGAAGCCTATGCCATGGATTCCACACTGGCAGAGATTGAAAAGAAACTAGAGGTTTACGGATTTTACCGTTGTCACCGTTCTTACATAGTGAATTTACAAAAAGTACGTGAGATTATTACATGGTCGAAAAATACATACTCACTTCGGATTGACAATAAATCGCAGTCGACCATTCCGTTGTCACGGACAAAAATTCAGGATATCCAGGAGAAATTCAGCCTGAAATAG
- a CDS encoding class I SAM-dependent methyltransferase: protein MNNSWNKVIYKIWSPIYDRFFNSGPFPNVRKGVFKNLSAKEDKKVLIVGVGTGLDLEYVDSSKFEITAVDLSPHMLREAKSKFSRTSITFLQMDAQNLKFDDDSFDYVVGSLILSVVPNANQCFKEMTRVLKGNGQLLIFDKFVPKNKSLTFVQRLIRPIIALLGTDIGLNFDKVIQNCNEGLEVKQDVPVMLNGMYRKIIVNKLA, encoded by the coding sequence GTGAACAATTCCTGGAATAAAGTAATCTATAAAATTTGGTCTCCGATTTATGACAGGTTTTTTAATTCAGGTCCTTTCCCGAATGTCAGGAAAGGAGTGTTTAAAAACTTATCAGCAAAAGAGGATAAGAAAGTTCTAATTGTTGGGGTAGGGACTGGATTAGATTTAGAATATGTAGATAGCTCTAAGTTTGAAATAACTGCCGTTGACCTTTCTCCGCATATGCTAAGAGAGGCGAAAAGTAAATTTTCTCGAACTTCCATTACCTTCTTGCAAATGGATGCACAGAACTTGAAATTTGACGATGATTCATTTGATTATGTAGTTGGGAGCCTAATCCTCTCGGTAGTACCAAATGCTAATCAGTGTTTTAAAGAAATGACTCGGGTTTTAAAAGGAAATGGGCAACTTCTTATATTCGATAAATTTGTTCCTAAAAATAAAAGCCTAACGTTCGTTCAGAGGCTAATCAGACCAATTATTGCTTTACTGGGAACAGACATTGGATTAAATTTTGATAAGGTGATTCAAAATTGCAATGAAGGGTTAGAAGTAAAACAAGATGTTCCTGTAATGTTGAACGGGATGTATAGAAAAATTATTGTTAACAAGTTAGCATAG
- a CDS encoding sialate O-acetylesterase yields MGTALSLQINKILFKVACNEKNCCFVTSKGLTANPDGIHIDSISQRKFGLRYYEAFSQQKHVLDILDTEQEWIEKEAKRELTKNESIYVQSMRFALG; encoded by the coding sequence TTGGGCACTGCTCTTTCCCTTCAAATTAACAAGATTTTATTCAAAGTTGCCTGTAACGAAAAAAATTGCTGTTTTGTAACATCAAAAGGCTTAACAGCTAATCCGGATGGCATTCATATTGATTCTATCTCCCAAAGGAAGTTTGGATTAAGGTACTATGAGGCTTTTTCACAACAGAAACATGTATTAGATATTTTGGACACAGAGCAGGAATGGATTGAAAAGGAAGCAAAACGTGAGCTAACAAAAAATGAAAGTATATATGTTCAAAGTATGAGGTTTGCCTTAGGATAA
- a CDS encoding DUF6431 domain-containing protein, translating to MSLAFFVRSAEINHCPCCEGPLIVAGSRRRVWYRHSGDKAKLIIRRLFCERCHKIHHELPDLLVPYKRYGTESIEQVLDDQLIDVPADESTLGRWREWFRNWGPYAVGCFNSIIRRFQLDLPVGSTSDPPRTVLQRIGRNGESFVGWLAKVVRPIVNVHLWVQTRSAFLSKQP from the coding sequence ATGAGCCTGGCGTTTTTTGTTAGGAGTGCGGAAATCAATCACTGTCCTTGTTGTGAAGGTCCTCTAATAGTGGCAGGTAGTCGGCGAAGAGTATGGTATAGACATTCCGGAGATAAAGCGAAACTTATTATACGTCGTCTTTTTTGTGAACGCTGTCATAAAATTCATCACGAACTACCAGATCTTCTAGTCCCCTACAAGCGTTATGGGACAGAAAGCATCGAACAGGTTCTGGATGATCAATTGATAGATGTACCGGCTGATGAATCGACATTGGGGCGCTGGCGTGAATGGTTTCGGAATTGGGGGCCTTATGCTGTGGGTTGTTTCAATTCTATTATCAGGCGCTTTCAATTGGATTTACCTGTGGGGAGCACGTCCGATCCTCCACGGACCGTGCTCCAAAGAATCGGACGCAATGGAGAATCATTCGTTGGATGGCTGGCGAAAGTTGTCCGTCCCATTGTAAATGTTCATTTATGGGTACAGACCCGTTCTGCATTCCTGTCCAAACAGCCTTAA
- a CDS encoding ABC transporter ATP-binding protein, which yields MENTIEVNGMKKVFGKNMAIKNVSFNVKKGEVFGLLGPSGSGKTTTIKILTGELVQSAGKVTVLGVDSKQFGTADFKSKIGILSDNSALYERLTIYDNLKLFCKLYNAPLNHIDVVLREVNLHDEHSKTVSKLSKGMKQRVLLAKALMHKPDLVFLDEPTSALDPGNMAQIHRGLQKLNEAGTTIFLTTHNMEEATLLCDRVSFLNNGELQELDSPEALRYKYSTHAFHVETFAGDRLVIDNERGNANQIRELIANGQVKAMHTDNPTLGQIFLKVTGKELV from the coding sequence TTGGAAAATACAATTGAAGTAAATGGAATGAAGAAAGTTTTTGGCAAAAATATGGCCATCAAAAATGTCAGTTTCAATGTAAAGAAGGGCGAAGTTTTTGGGCTGCTTGGACCAAGCGGATCTGGAAAAACAACAACCATTAAAATTTTAACCGGTGAGCTTGTACAATCAGCCGGTAAAGTGACTGTTCTTGGAGTTGATTCGAAGCAGTTTGGGACGGCCGATTTCAAATCCAAAATCGGTATACTATCTGATAATAGTGCACTATATGAGCGGTTGACTATTTATGATAACTTGAAATTATTTTGTAAATTATATAATGCACCATTGAACCATATTGATGTGGTACTCCGTGAAGTTAATTTGCATGATGAACATTCTAAAACGGTGTCAAAGTTGTCAAAAGGAATGAAACAGCGCGTATTGCTGGCTAAGGCACTCATGCATAAACCTGATCTCGTTTTTCTGGATGAACCGACATCTGCTTTAGATCCGGGTAATATGGCACAAATCCACCGCGGGCTGCAGAAGTTGAATGAAGCAGGGACGACGATCTTCCTGACGACCCATAATATGGAAGAAGCGACATTACTATGTGACCGTGTTTCCTTTTTGAACAATGGTGAACTGCAGGAATTGGATAGCCCGGAAGCACTTCGTTACAAGTACTCGACACATGCTTTTCATGTGGAAACATTTGCAGGTGATCGGCTGGTTATCGATAATGAGCGTGGCAATGCCAATCAAATCAGAGAACTAATTGCAAATGGGCAAGTGAAAGCAATGCATACGGATAATCCGACGCTTGGACAGATCTTCTTAAAAGTGACCGGAAAGGAGTTGGTATAA
- a CDS encoding DUF5348 domain-containing protein — MTEGVMTYEYDRDAWVVEINGYQYTLFCGESFELIVGQRNIPSRLELGENWYIVMEGNVPFDLRISNVYHIYI; from the coding sequence ATGACAGAAGGGGTAATGACGTATGAATATGATCGAGACGCCTGGGTGGTTGAAATAAATGGTTATCAATATACACTCTTCTGCGGGGAGTCATTTGAACTCATTGTTGGACAACGTAACATCCCTTCAAGGCTAGAATTGGGAGAAAACTGGTATATAGTTATGGAGGGGAATGTTCCATTCGATCTTCGAATAAGTAACGTATACCATATTTACATCTAA
- a CDS encoding IS110 family transposase gives MDPVIGLDVAKGESQVQAFLQRKKTYKKSFKFAHDLQGLGMFYEFFREVKQVSGQSPAVIFESTGHYHEPVLQYLEEHGITYYLINPMVAHKAKQTSLRKVKTDKMDAFHLGELYYKEDLEAFQKKTVKTLNLRQLTRQHSALTESYVGIKLQFQTILDQVFPEYHHVFSNLYGNISLKTLLQYSTSYDVKNTTQEQLATDMYQIGAKRSYAWFLDKAQQLKDAAERNPFQERIYHGHLISLRMYIQMIFQYQEHLSKMREEIDALAATFEDYKLIQSIPGVGGKIAATIISEIGEIDQFPHPKKLAAYAGIDPEVFESGKFKATINCITKRGSSRLRQSLYSAVQCGIAKNRNTKLRAFYDRKREEGKPHKVTVIACANKLIHWIHAMLKRKEVFVDQ, from the coding sequence ATGGACCCTGTCATTGGCCTGGATGTTGCGAAAGGTGAAAGCCAGGTCCAAGCCTTTTTACAAAGGAAAAAAACGTATAAGAAAAGCTTTAAATTCGCACATGATTTACAAGGGCTAGGTATGTTTTATGAATTTTTCCGGGAGGTGAAGCAAGTTTCCGGACAATCTCCAGCTGTTATATTTGAATCGACTGGGCACTATCATGAGCCTGTGCTGCAATATCTTGAAGAGCATGGAATCACCTATTATTTAATCAACCCAATGGTTGCACACAAGGCAAAACAGACAAGCCTGCGCAAAGTGAAGACAGATAAAATGGATGCTTTCCATCTGGGGGAGCTTTACTACAAAGAAGATTTGGAAGCGTTCCAAAAGAAAACGGTAAAAACCCTGAATCTGCGCCAATTAACAAGGCAACATAGTGCTTTAACCGAAAGCTATGTCGGAATCAAACTTCAATTTCAAACAATCTTGGATCAGGTATTCCCAGAATATCATCATGTTTTCAGTAATTTATATGGCAACATTTCATTGAAAACGTTGCTCCAATATTCAACATCTTACGATGTCAAAAACACAACACAAGAGCAATTAGCCACTGATATGTACCAGATTGGGGCGAAACGTTCTTATGCATGGTTTTTGGATAAAGCACAACAATTAAAAGATGCAGCAGAACGCAATCCATTTCAAGAACGTATCTACCATGGTCATCTTATTAGCTTGCGTATGTACATTCAGATGATTTTTCAATACCAAGAGCATCTATCCAAAATGAGAGAAGAGATAGATGCCCTGGCTGCAACCTTTGAGGATTATAAACTGATTCAGTCAATTCCCGGGGTTGGAGGTAAGATTGCCGCCACAATCATCTCCGAAATTGGGGAAATCGATCAGTTTCCTCATCCGAAAAAATTGGCTGCCTACGCAGGCATAGATCCGGAAGTTTTTGAATCAGGCAAGTTTAAAGCCACCATCAATTGTATCACGAAAAGAGGCTCGTCAAGATTACGTCAATCTCTCTATTCAGCAGTGCAATGCGGAATAGCGAAAAATCGTAACACAAAGCTACGAGCTTTTTATGATAGAAAACGCGAAGAAGGTAAACCACATAAAGTAACTGTCATTGCCTGTGCCAATAAACTAATTCATTGGATCCATGCCATGTTAAAACGCAAAGAAGTCTTTGTAGATCAATAA
- a CDS encoding ABC transporter permease, producing MAEENEKKTLRGLVISPASFIDILVGKSLVTGLMTVISLVFSLLIAGIEPFLALKPLIGLVLSFLFFLFLGIGIGLFAKTVAATSAYMMPVMFLFGFTPMLSNLGFDEDSIVMRIIDVFPLPQLINMHETGSWVPLGVILIWLICAALFMYVCFRKTRTDD from the coding sequence ATGGCAGAAGAAAATGAAAAGAAAACATTACGCGGGCTTGTCATATCCCCTGCATCGTTCATTGATATACTTGTTGGCAAAAGTCTCGTAACGGGTTTGATGACTGTTATTTCACTGGTTTTTTCCCTGTTGATTGCGGGAATCGAACCGTTTTTGGCATTGAAGCCGTTAATTGGTCTGGTATTATCATTCCTGTTCTTTTTATTCCTTGGAATCGGGATTGGATTATTCGCAAAAACCGTTGCAGCTACATCCGCATACATGATGCCAGTTATGTTTTTGTTTGGATTTACGCCAATGTTAAGCAATTTAGGGTTTGACGAGGATAGTATAGTAATGAGAATAATCGACGTTTTTCCACTTCCACAATTAATTAACATGCATGAGACTGGATCATGGGTGCCGCTGGGAGTAATCTTGATTTGGTTGATCTGCGCTGCACTTTTCATGTATGTATGTTTTAGAAAAACAAGAACTGATGATTAG
- a CDS encoding VOC family protein — MEKVTPFLMFQGGKAEEAMNYYTSLIEDSEIKSIIRYGAEGPGEEGTVMQAVFSLKGQEFMCIDSHVDHKFTFTPSFSIFLTCDTEEEIDNLYNKMMEHGTALMPIDNYGFSKKFGWLNDQFGISWQLNLPE, encoded by the coding sequence ATGGAAAAGGTTACACCGTTTCTAATGTTTCAAGGCGGCAAGGCGGAAGAGGCGATGAATTATTACACATCACTCATTGAGGATTCAGAAATTAAAAGCATTATACGATACGGGGCTGAAGGCCCCGGTGAAGAAGGTACGGTTATGCAAGCTGTATTCTCTTTAAAAGGGCAGGAGTTCATGTGTATCGACAGTCATGTTGATCATAAGTTTACGTTTACCCCGTCGTTTTCTATCTTTCTTACGTGTGATACCGAAGAGGAAATCGACAACCTTTATAATAAAATGATGGAACATGGAACAGCACTTATGCCTATAGATAATTATGGATTCAGCAAAAAATTTGGATGGCTGAATGATCAGTTTGGCATATCCTGGCAGTTGAACCTACCTGAGTGA
- a CDS encoding DDE-type integrase/transposase/recombinase, translating into MRDQKKAQEIAAERVQLLSPLLADGLDAAKARQIRRQICEVSGLSERTIRRYLAQYRQAGFEGLKPKGKGTQTKETIPYHLLEQAILLRREVPTRSIAQIIQILEWEKLAEPGQLKRSTLQEKLAEKGYSARHMRMYNDPGVAARRFQRKARNQLWHSDIKYGPYLPIGPGGEKKQVYLVAFLDDATRFVLHAGFYPTMDQRIVEQGFRESIQLYGVPESVYFDNGKQYRTKWMKRTCSKLGIRLLYAKPYSPESTGKVERFNRVVGHFLDEVGLEKPTTLDQLNERLRVWLSECYQHKPHSALGKDQSPEAAFRSDDNVLRFVGTEELAQAFLHCETRKVDKSGCISFMGKKYEVGLSFIGCKVDVVYDPSDITEVTVEYEGHAPWIARELVIGERAGKRPTMPDHFGKQSAEHSRLLDAASEQYASRTDVQKTAVSYRRVKKEGASHV; encoded by the coding sequence ATGAGAGATCAAAAGAAAGCACAGGAAATTGCTGCTGAACGGGTACAATTATTGTCCCCATTATTGGCGGATGGGTTGGATGCTGCCAAAGCTAGACAAATCAGACGGCAAATTTGTGAGGTAAGTGGATTGTCTGAACGAACCATTCGAAGATATTTGGCTCAATATCGACAAGCAGGGTTCGAAGGGTTAAAACCAAAAGGAAAAGGCACGCAAACCAAGGAAACCATTCCCTATCATTTATTGGAACAGGCCATCTTACTGCGGCGAGAAGTCCCGACACGCAGTATTGCCCAGATTATTCAAATTTTAGAATGGGAAAAACTTGCTGAGCCTGGTCAATTGAAGCGAAGTACATTACAGGAAAAGCTCGCTGAAAAAGGATATAGCGCTCGGCATATGCGAATGTACAATGATCCTGGTGTAGCTGCGCGGCGTTTCCAACGGAAAGCGCGTAATCAATTATGGCACTCTGACATTAAGTATGGACCGTACCTTCCTATTGGCCCGGGTGGCGAGAAAAAACAAGTTTATTTGGTGGCGTTCCTGGATGACGCTACGCGTTTTGTATTGCACGCCGGGTTTTATCCCACGATGGATCAACGAATTGTGGAACAGGGTTTCCGTGAATCTATCCAGTTATACGGTGTTCCCGAATCCGTTTATTTTGATAACGGGAAACAATATCGCACAAAATGGATGAAGCGAACCTGTTCGAAGTTAGGCATCCGGTTATTATACGCTAAGCCCTACTCACCAGAGTCAACCGGTAAGGTAGAAAGATTCAACCGAGTAGTCGGTCATTTTTTAGATGAGGTTGGACTGGAGAAACCAACAACGCTGGATCAATTAAATGAGCGCCTTCGTGTATGGTTGAGTGAATGCTACCAGCATAAACCACACAGTGCTTTAGGTAAAGATCAAAGTCCGGAAGCAGCTTTTCGTAGTGATGACAATGTCTTACGGTTTGTCGGTACAGAAGAATTGGCGCAAGCATTCTTACACTGTGAAACACGTAAAGTGGATAAATCAGGGTGCATTAGTTTTATGGGAAAAAAATACGAAGTTGGATTATCATTTATCGGCTGTAAGGTCGATGTGGTTTACGATCCTTCGGATATTACGGAAGTAACGGTTGAATACGAAGGGCACGCACCTTGGATAGCCCGTGAATTGGTGATTGGCGAACGTGCTGGGAAACGACCAACGATGCCGGACCATTTTGGAAAACAGTCTGCGGAGCACTCTAGACTGTTAGACGCAGCTTCAGAACAATATGCTTCCCGTACGGACGTTCAGAAGACAGCGGTCTCCTATCGCAGGGTTAAGAAAGAGGGGGCGTCCCATGTTTAA
- a CDS encoding ExeA family protein has translation MFNQFYGFTRTPFTRDILTSALYYPDMLDETIGRLEYAAESQLFVVVTGDAGTGKTTTLRRFTSELDSGHFKVLYLADSKLTPRHFYKGLLEQLGCESKFYRGDAKRQLHNQIEMMRGIHGLLPVVIVDEAHLLDREMLEEVRFLLNFKMDAESPMALILVGQSELWDRLRLQSFAAIRQRIDLQCKLPHYDRAQVGEYIRKHLMEVSAQSDIFTDAAIHEIFQFSNGTPRLVNKICTHCLIYGAQNKQKLIDDHMVKLVIEGELS, from the coding sequence ATGTTTAATCAGTTTTATGGCTTTACGCGTACCCCTTTTACGCGGGATATTCTGACATCCGCATTATACTATCCGGATATGCTGGATGAAACAATCGGGAGATTGGAATATGCAGCTGAATCCCAATTGTTTGTGGTGGTGACAGGTGATGCTGGGACCGGGAAAACGACGACACTGAGAAGATTTACGAGTGAACTGGATTCCGGTCATTTTAAGGTTTTATATCTAGCCGATTCAAAATTAACACCGCGACATTTTTATAAGGGATTGTTGGAACAGTTGGGATGCGAGTCCAAGTTTTACCGTGGTGACGCTAAACGTCAGTTGCACAATCAAATTGAAATGATGCGTGGTATTCATGGATTATTACCAGTGGTTATTGTAGATGAAGCACATCTTCTGGATCGGGAAATGTTGGAGGAAGTTCGCTTCCTGCTTAATTTTAAAATGGATGCTGAAAGTCCGATGGCGTTAATCCTTGTTGGACAGAGTGAACTTTGGGATCGGCTTCGGCTCCAATCATTTGCGGCTATTCGGCAGCGAATTGACCTGCAATGTAAGCTTCCGCACTATGATCGTGCTCAGGTGGGTGAATATATACGGAAACATTTAATGGAAGTTAGCGCCCAAAGTGACATTTTCACAGATGCCGCCATACATGAAATTTTCCAGTTTTCGAATGGGACGCCAAGACTGGTCAACAAAATTTGTACGCATTGTCTTATTTACGGTGCCCAAAACAAACAAAAGCTTATCGATGATCATATGGTAAAGTTGGTCATAGAAGGTGAACTATCATGA
- a CDS encoding DUF7010 family protein, with protein sequence MSEIVVSKENVRGTASGVMFMAFFGTIWADVGIGGLQELGSIWLLILAVLIGAALFFSGIALIKGSRNLSNTNSRNSKDVGRWFNIVFAAEFALIIIAAIICNSVGHFDWFFPVMAIIVGVHFFPLAYLFKVRLYYVTGMLFCLLASVTLLLFVPLKISFGQHQINLWWTLVGLGSMLILWVTSLLNLSKGRRLLWMARNQ encoded by the coding sequence TTGTCAGAGATTGTTGTCTCTAAAGAGAATGTACGTGGTACAGCTTCAGGGGTTATGTTTATGGCTTTTTTTGGAACTATTTGGGCGGATGTTGGGATTGGGGGTTTACAGGAATTAGGTTCTATCTGGTTACTGATTCTGGCTGTATTGATCGGGGCCGCATTATTTTTCTCTGGAATTGCATTGATTAAGGGCTCCAGAAACCTATCTAATACAAATTCCCGTAATTCAAAGGATGTCGGCAGGTGGTTTAATATTGTTTTTGCTGCGGAGTTTGCATTGATTATCATTGCTGCTATCATATGCAATTCTGTTGGACATTTCGATTGGTTCTTTCCGGTTATGGCTATTATTGTCGGGGTTCACTTTTTTCCACTGGCTTACCTTTTTAAAGTTAGACTCTACTATGTTACAGGGATGCTTTTTTGTCTACTGGCAAGTGTGACACTACTACTCTTTGTGCCATTAAAGATTAGTTTCGGACAGCATCAGATTAACTTATGGTGGACATTGGTTGGATTAGGTTCCATGTTGATATTATGGGTAACCAGCCTTTTGAATTTGTCCAAGGGTAGAAGGTTACTCTGGATGGCTCGAAACCAATAA
- a CDS encoding TM2 domain-containing protein: MTNRVGSQKSIVIGYLFWFFLGQLGIHRIYTGRTGSGIAQILLGVLGWMMTSILIGWLLLIPLWIWLFIDIFLIPSMCRNPR; the protein is encoded by the coding sequence ATGACTAATCGGGTTGGATCACAAAAAAGTATAGTGATTGGTTATTTATTCTGGTTTTTCTTGGGACAACTTGGAATTCATCGAATCTATACTGGACGAACAGGTTCTGGTATTGCACAAATATTATTAGGGGTGCTTGGATGGATGATGACATCAATATTAATAGGTTGGCTACTTCTTATACCTCTTTGGATTTGGTTATTTATTGATATATTCCTTATTCCGTCTATGTGTCGAAATCCGCGCTGA